Genomic window (Nitrospira sp. CR1.1):
AGCTTGGAGTGGGGGAGTTCGAGTTGCTCCCTCAAGACCCATATCCCGACCTAAAAGAACGGAGCGTGAAGGCGGCGTGGCGCAATGCGCGTGTCATTACGCCCCGCGTCGGAGACACGGTGAGACTGGTGCCGGTGATTCGCGCCCTAGATAACGCGCTCAATAGCATTCGTCTCCGAGCGGAAGATCTCACTCCGTATGTGAAACATTTTCAGGCCGTCGATGAGCTTGTAGTGGCCTTGCACGATGTCATCGGGCATGTCGCTCGCGTGACGGTGACAGAGTATGAGCCGCGGGGCGCGGTGAAAGCATTTTTGAACCAATAGGGAAAAGGGAGGTAGTCACCCCTCTCGTATGAAAGGAGCACGGTATGTGGCAACGCATGGCAGCCCTTAGTCTCGCACTGTTGTCCGGTTGCGTCAGCACCGGTGAATATCAGGATTTGGAAACCAAGTACCAGCATCAACTCGCGGTGAAGGAAGTCATGGAGACCGAGCACGACGAGCTGTCCCAGCGAGTCGACAATGTATCCCAGGTGTATCGGCATGTTGCGCAAGAGCAGATGGGACTAAAGGCCCAAGCGGAAAAACTGCAGGGGGACATCCTGACCGTGAAGGGGGTGGTGAAAGACACCCAGAATCAGTACGAGTCCCAGCGGGCGCAGTTTGCGCAGCAGGCGCAACAACTGTCCGGAGTCGACGCGCGCCTGCAAAATATTGCGGGGAAGATCGAAACCCTCACAGAAACGACGGTCGCCTTAGCCAATCGCTTCGAACGTGTTGAACTGTCGATTGGGAAACTTGGGAAGTCTTTGCAGGCTAGAGGGGGTGCTCCCGACGTCCAGAAAACGCGCGTCCAGTTGGGTGAGGGTAAGTCAGGAAGTGCTCCCAAAACTGAACCGGTCGCCAAGGCTGGCAGTCCGAATATGGAGGGGAGCGTAGGCGCTGGGGGCTCGGGTGTTGAGCCGAGCGGGACGAGCCTGGCGGTCGCTCCAAGTCCAGTGGCGACGACCACTGTCCCTGCCAAACCGGATGTGCCGATGCTCGTTCCTCAGAGGGTGATAGAGGCTAAGGTCGAATCGCCTCGAACCAAGCCCGATGCGGACAAAGGATGGTTACGACGATTTCTGGATGGCTTCCGTGGGGGGAATGGGCAAAACGCGGAACTGGTGTCTCCTCCTCTAGCTTCTGGGATGTCCGGAAAAGCTTCAACTGGACGTCCCCTTCTTCCGGCTGTCGATGGGGAAGTGATGGCCGCGCCCGTGAACACATTGACGATCAGTATCGACGCAGATGCTCCGAAGAAGGCCGAGGTGTCACCGTCTGATACCGAAAAGCGATAGGCCCGAATGAAAATTCTTACGGTGGATGTCATTCCCGGACATACCTATCGGTATTTTCAGGCATTGATTCAGATCGAGACCGTCGGGATCGCTTCCTGGCGGGATGCCGTTGTCCGATTCACCGATTTCTGGGGAGGGCGCGCGAAGACGTATGACAGTCCGATCGTCCATGCGACTCAGAGCATGGTGAATAGGCTTGCGCAAAGCGCTGCGGCGTTGGGAGCTGACCTGATCATTGGTTTCGACATTCAGATTCATCAGGTGACGGCACGATACTGGGGGTGGGGTATGGCACAAATCATCATGCGGGGAACGCCGATTCAGTTTATGGATCGTGACGCGCTTGGGACGATTTTGGCCGGTGAACTGTCCCCCTTCGTTGCAAGGGACCAGTCCGCTCGACATCCGCCGGACGGAAATTCACTGGGAGAAGCGGTAGGGATGGACGAGATGACGGTGCCCTCATTGGATACGGCTCGGTTAGGCACGCGTCGATAGGGGGAGGCTGTCTGTGATGAAGCGCATGCTCATAGGGATTTGCCTCGCGATCTGTTTGGTGTGTGGTGTTGTGGAGGTACGCGCAGATTGCAGTGGGATTGACGATCCGTACCTCAAAGCGAAGTGTGAGGTAGAGGGGCAGAAGGCCTCAGGATTAGTCGGTGCAGGTATTCTGGCGCCGAACATGACCAAAGTGCCGCAGTACTCAGGGTCGCCGGGTTGTGTCACGGCAGGGTGCTCTGGGGCTGCTGAAGAGAGGTATTACGATGATCCTGGCAGTTTGAGCGCGGCCGGCGGTGCGGCGGCGAGCTCCGATGAGCGTTACTCGAAAATCCAACAGAGCAGGATTGACCGAGATGGGTGGGATCTACGGACTAGTAGCCCGGTGACGACGGCGCAATCGACGGCAGCGACGCTGCCGACCGATTCCATCATGACGGAGAGCTGTTCCGTGGTGAATATGTGCACGAGTTACACCGAAGGGGCTGGCGTCACGGGGACCTGCCAAGTGCCTGGGGGCTCACGGCAGACCTGCCTCAAGATTCGCAACCCCACCCTGCTACCGAACGCGTGCACGGTTCCTGGAATTCCCAGCCCTCCCTATACCTCTGAGACGGAGGTCAATGGGTGCAAGGATCTAGAAGCGGCTGGCGCCAGTGGCCTCGCCGCACTGGTGACTACGACCTGTCTCGACGGAGCTGCGCGGGATCTCAAGTGTTCTCAACCGTATGCCACCGTGCTGACCGGGGGGACTTCTGGATTCAACGCGCACGACCATGCGCCGGGAATGGCCATGGGCAATTTTACGATCGAATCGGCGTTTCCTATCTGGGATGGAACTCGATGGGTGGTCGGCTTGAACGTCACTGGCAATTCCGCCGGAGAAGACAAATACGGCTGCACAAATGTTGGCTCGGTGAAGACCGGGCCTTACGTGTTGACTCCGGCGAACCCGACGGCCTCTGGAAATGGCTCGCCGGCCTACTGCAATAGCAAGTGCTCATGCTTTGGGTATCCCATGACGTTTACGATGGGCGCCTTCAGTCCCACCGGCCCACTCAGCTGGCAAGTTCCGTTTACATTTACTTACGAGTCGCATTCGATTGCGGTCATGGTAACGGGAACCTTTCTCGATACGTACAGCGTGGCGCCCTTAACGGGATGCTTTCAAGAGGAGCAAAGCTGGGATGTCACGTCCACGGCCGGGGACACCTGTGGCGAGTATCGAGACAAGGGCTGCAATCAAGTCAGCTCTCGCTGCGCATCGGTGCAGCCGGGGACGGGATATTGCTTGATGTACGAGAACACCTACAAGTGTCCGGGACCGTCGGAATGTTCGACGACGCAACCCATTACTCAATGCACGAAGTGTGGAAAACCAGACAGTCCTGTGCCGTTTTGCGTGGATACCAGTACGCCACCCAATGAGAATCTGGCGTTAGCGGCCACCTGGCTGGCGATGACCAAGAATGTCGAAGAAGATTGGGATCCGGACCGTCTGCGTATCTTCACGGGCAAAAGGAGCACCTGTGATTTCAGCACAATCGGGCGATCACTAAACAATTGCTGCGATTCGGACCCCGATAAATTGATTGGGAAATGCTCTGAGGAGGAGATCGCGCTAGCGAGGGATAAACACGATCGAAAGGCTCATCTAATTGGGACACATTGCGTGGATAAAGGCTCCTTTCTGGTCGGCAGTGTGTGCCTCCGAAAGGAAGAGGTCTACTGCACTATGAAATCCGAGCTCGGTCGGATGGTTCAGGAACAAGGCCGTGTGCAGTTGGGCATGACCTGGGGATCAGCGGATGCGCCCCAGTGTGACGGATTTACGGTCGATCAGTTCAGTGCTTTGAACTTCCAGGCGATGGATTTCACTGAATGGTACAAAAATGTTTCAGCGAATATTGACCCGGCTGTGATTACGAAGGAAATGGCGACGAAGATATGCACCTACACAGGCACCTGTTAAGACGGGGGTATGGTGGGCCTCTGGGTGCATTCTCCAGACCGAAAAGTCGCCGTTCGACGTGGTTCTGTCTTGCGGTGGTATGTCTCGGTGTCTTGCCGGACAGTGTTGCGGCGGAGATGCCTCCGGACCGGTTTTGGTATGTGAACCACAGTTGTGTTGTGGCGGCGGCGAATCGCTACGCGGTGACCGTGCAAATATTGGAAGCCATTATTCTAGTGGAGAGTGAAGGGGATCCGCATGCGGTGAATGTGAATCGGGACGGCAAGGGGGATCGGCGAGGACCACTTTCTTTCAAGCAAGCGACGGATCTGGTTGCTGAACTGTGGAAGGCGGGGGCGAATTTTGATGTGGGGATTGCACAGATCAACAGCGTACACATGCGCCAGTACAAAATTGATCCAGTCCATTTTCTCGATCCTTGTATCAATATCCAATGGGCGGCCTTTGTCTTGCGGCAGAAGATCAACGAGTACCAAGAAACGTGGACAGCCGTAGGCCGTTACAACGGCAGTCGCAACATCGCGGGCTACAGCTGGAAGGTGTATCGGGCATTGGAGCGCCTCGCAGGCATCAGACGAGCCCGTGGCTTGCTGCGATGAGTCCGCGGGGTGAGGTGGAGCGGCTTTCAAAAGGAGGAACTGTGAGCGACAGACAAACAGAGGCGTGCTCCACTGAGAATGCGATACATGCACGGTGGGCGTTTGATGTCACGCCAGGCCGTGAACGACACGTGGCCTTGCAGCTCCAGGAGTTGGGGTGCACGGACGTGGAACGTCCGACAAAGGGCTATGTGATCGCGCACTGTGATCCAACGGCCGTTCCCGTGATCAAGCGGCTGTCTGGAGTGGTGCGAGCGCTTCCTTTGCTGGATACCGACCTCTTCGAGAACCTTAGCAATGTTGAACCACTCCTGGCCAAGGTGGCGGACGTGGTGCAGGTGAGTTCGGGCCCATATGCGCAGATGACGGGCATCGTCCGAGCCTTGGACGGGGAGGATGTGCTGGTGGATGTGAGTTTGATGGGGCGGGTGGTACGAGTCCGGGCTAAAGCGACGCATGTGAGCGTGATGCCGTTACCGGAACCGTGGAGGTGACATGCTCGGGAGATTGTGGGCAGCTTGGCGGGGCGAGTCTGCGAGAGTTCATACCGGAGAAGCAACTTCCCTTGTGGTGCCGAGCCTGATCGAAATCACCCTAGAGGATCTGGCTAAAGACGTGTGGCTTCCGCTCAATTTGGACTTCATTCAACAAACTGGGGAGCTGGTCGAGGAAGCTGAGCCCGAGGGCAGTCCAGTAGAGTATGCACCGCCTGATCCTGAGGTGGCCGTCGCTCCTGCGGCCCTGACATATCCCAGTGCATCAACTTCTGCGGAGGGCCCGTCCTCTGCCCAGCCGGTGCTGCCTCCTCAGGGAGGCGCACAGGCCGCCACACTCGATCCCGCCACCTCGACACGCCCGGTGTCGTCTGGCCGGTCGTCCGCACTTATTCGGGATTTCATCATGCCCTATCAACCGGTAATTGAGAGCCAGCGCGCACTGGAGCCGCTGCTCACGGTGGTGAAAATTCTCGAGGAATATGGGGACTGTCCGTCGATCGTGACGGCCGGTATCGAACGGGACGAAGAATGTACGGACCTCTATTCCATTCGCGATACGCTCGCGAAAATCACGCTGCGAGACCATACGTATCGGGTCACGGAGTTAGCGTTGGCGTTGCTCAAGCAGACCTACCGGGATGGAGATCTTATGATCCCGAAGGTACTGGTGGCGACACTAGGACATGATCTGGGTAAGATTCCGCGCTTTCGTGCGACTGCCGCCCATGCGATGGGGGATCATCCGGTTGTCAGCGCGATTAAGCTCCAAGAGTGCTTTGCCGGCACGTCCATCCCATGGTTCAGTGAGGTGTTGGATGCCATCAAGGGCCATCATCGGATCGGGAAGGATCGGCTGGGCGTGATTCTTCGGCAAGCCGATGGGCAGGCACGCGTGAAGGAAATGATCCTCAGCACGCAGGAGATGCAGGAGAAGCCGTTAGACAGTTGGTGTGCGGGACCAGAAGTCTTGGCGATCGTGGCGCCTCGGATCAATCGGCCACTCAAAGGAAGCAAGTGGGCGGCGTTTTCGCTGAAAGGGGTGGTGTATGTGACACCGGATGCCATTCTGGAGGCCGCCAAAGAGTTGGCACGGCAGAAGAAGGTCGTCGAAATGGGACTCATTCGATCGACCGATCGCGAGGATACGCTGCGGCGACTGGTGAAAATTCTAGGTGCGGCGGATCTCTTGGCTATGGAGATTGGCGAGCATTTTTACGGCCGGCCGTTCGACATCTTCACAAAGAAAGCGGGCATCAAACAGCGTGGCTATTTTGTGCCGGTCAAACTTGAAGCGTTTCAGATCGCCGAATCGGAACTCGAGTCTCGCAAGGTGGCGTTTATGCAGTTGGTGACCGAATTCCAGCTCGGTCGAGGATAGGAGTACAGGTATGGATCCGGAAACTTTTATTGCCGTGTCATCGTGGGTCAATACGACGTTGCTGGCCGGTGTTCCGCTCCGCATCCTGGCCTCTTCCACTCTGGCGGCGACGTTCTGGTTCGGGGCCTACAAACAACGGATTGCACTGGGATTCTTGTTTTTCATGCTGACGATTTTGCTGTCGTATTTTCGGCCGCTGATCAACCTGATCGGCTCGGGGAGCATGTAACAATGGAACAATCAGCTTCGCGGCGAGGACCGATCTTTGCGGAGGGAGCTTCAGGCCGAAGCCGTCCCCGAAGTCTGATTGCAGCGATCAGCGAGATTCAGGAGTTGGCGGTGGTGGAGAAGCTTGGTACGCCGCTCCCGGAACATCTCATTCTGCTCGATCGCAGCTTTGCCTATACTGAGGTGGGAGTGCATAGCGTCGTGGTTGATGGGCTAATCAATATGCTAGGAGTGCCGATGGGACTCGGTGTCATGGGGAGCTTGATGCCGATCTTCGGGGATCCGGATCCGAGTCTCTTCGATCAGGTGTTCGCCCAGCTGATCGGGATTACATACGGCGTGGGGTATGCGGTGATGATTGGGCATAATCTCGGGTCGTGTTACATCGGAAAAGTCTGTAAACGGGCGATACAGGACATTTATCAGTCGATGATCGTGGCTAATATCATTAAGGTGATCCTCCTGTCCGTCTTCTTTAATTTTATGTATCAGCTCTTGACCCCAGAACATGTACAGAAAGGCTTTAAGGTTCTCTGGCCGTTACTACGAGGGGTGATGTCCGATCAGATGGCGGTCGGGGTGCAAGACTGGGTGATTAGCATGCGCGAGGTCATGATTCCATCAGCCACGGTAGTCATTCTGGTGACTATCGCCACGCTCTGTGTTCCCTATGTCTATTTTGTGATTGGTGGACGGGAGGCGGCAGAAGAAAAGCGCCGGAATCGCCTGTACGATGTGTGTTGATATTTTGCCTCGAGCGCATGAGAATTTATGTTCAGCGTTGTAGTTTCCTTTTGATGCATCCCGGAAGTGGCCTCACGTTTCAGGGCCAAATCGCTCCGAGTGAACCGCCGGTGTCAGCAATTATGCGAAACGCGAAGTGCTGCGGGAGATTCTCGCCCAGGTCGCCCATACATTGCGCGATTGGGTGCAAAATGCAGGGATGCAGATCTTACTTTCGGCGCAATTGTGACGGCCAAAACATACTTTTATAAACATATTGGCAATGTCGATAATACATGCTACTATGGTGTTGTTGGAAGTATGGTCACCGAAAAGGAGCCGCTATGACCACCGCCATCGAAGACACCATCGTTGTTTTTACTGCTCGAAGCCCGGAGCGCATCGTCCGTGAAGGTGGGTCGAAAGCGTGGGTGCTGAATCCGGTTCGCGCGAAGCAATGCACATGGCTGGTCTGTACCCAAAATCGCCACAACCCCGATCACGAGTTTTCGGATGCCACTGAACCGCACGGCATGGGTTTCCTGCTCGGGCGAATTTCTGCCATTCGGAAACCGGAAGATGATGGTGAGGGTGACCGCTGGATCATCGCCATCAGCGAGTTTGCACGGATCGCAATTCCCAATACTTGGGATCATGGGCGCAATCCAGTGCGATACGAGTCGCTAGCTCAATTAGGTATCAATCTAGACGAGGTTACGTTTCAGTCGATGCCGCAGGAGAGGGCGTCTCCTGTGCCAGCCGAACTACCCGCTCTGGCAAGGAATCCTGAAGCGGTCCTAAGCATCACAGAGGCAAAGCGGCAACTTGCGCAAACTTTCGGCGTCAAGCCTGAAGCGGTCGAAATCACTATTCGAGGATGATGTCCGGCTTGGCATCATTACTTGGAGAAGACTTCCCGGCACTTAACGAATGACAGCTTCGCTAGCGTGAACGACGTCGCCCACTGGCGGAGAGCTGGGTATGGCAAACGGAATTGGCAACGAGAAAGCTATATTTAGATGGTGCACAGTTTTTTGAATCAGTCAGGCGGTAGTGTTTATGCGGATTCACGATCTTTGGATGGTTGAAATGCGAATCAACGAGACCCTTACACTGGGTTCCGGAAGGAATGAGCCAGGATCTGTGTTGCTGAATTCATGGCCGCGCGAGAGAGGACAGTAGGCTCACAAGCCAGAAATGTACCGAGGGCTTTAGGATTCACTACCCAGACATCCTCGCGATTCCGTCTCCCCGTCGGCTCGACATACCACTCTGGAAACACCAGAATCGGCCTGGCCTTGTACATACCGCTCTCGGTCCCATTTAGTAATGTGGTCAGCCATTGAGCTTGTGCCCGCGCTTGATCCAACGGCTTGGTCGCTACGCCATTGCCTGCGATCTGCAGAGATTTACCATAGTAGAATTACTTGCTGTGTCCGTGCAGCGGCTTCGTCCGTGATTTCGTTTCAACGGTGAACACTCCGGCAGGCCCCACGAGAGCATGGTCAATATTAAACGATGGACCGGGAATATCATGAAACACAGAATAGCCTTGTTCTCGTAATTGTTCGAGGATTTGTCCGACGGGACGCTCGCCGTCCCTGCCCAGCCGGAGATGCATGATAGTCTCCCGAAGGTACCAGATTCGCTGTCCTGCATAGGCAATGGTGAGGATTGCCACAATGGAGAAAACGAGGGGGTGGATCTGTCGTCCTGTCCACCATTGAATCCATCCGTACATTGCGAGGGTGATGAAGACGAGTGAAGGGATGAGCAGGTCGCTAATTTTGTCTCGAAGTGCCTGTATTCGCTCGTCGAGGGATTGCCCCGGCACCCTAAGCGGAGGGACGTTAAATGATTGGCGCCGATGCTGGAGATTGGTACGTCAGGCTGGCTCAGACATAGGCGAAGGGTTGCTTCGTTTGGCAAGGATGAGTGCGTTCCGGTAGGGTGAATCTCAACGCTCTGACTTGTCCATTAGCTGAGTATGTCGCTCAGCCGATTAAATCCAGGAGGATGCTTGAAAGCCGCGCGAATTATGCGCTCGAGTATATGAACATTCGGAACGTTGATATATGAGAGTCCGCTGTATATTTTGTCGTCTGTGGAGGAGCCAATCTGAAAATGCCCATCATTGATCCATATCTTTGTATCGTGCCACGAACACCATACCGATTCATCCCCGAACATTTTATGTTTCGTTAGCAAGACACTGTCATCTTTCACAACGACATCTCCGATGGATATTTCCTCCCCGTCGCGCAATTTCCCAAGTAGGTCGATTGAAAGACGTGTGCCTACAGAGAGCCATAGTTTTTCCACAATGGACAGAAAGACAGGTTCCCGCGACAGTGAGATTATTGCTTCTGATATGGAATCTCCAAACGCGATCGTATACTGTATTACGCCTGCTGACTGACGAACGCCTCCCCAGCGTACGCGTGTGATAGATGCCAAGCTGTAATTTTTGTTCTTCCACTCGATGCCTTCCGCCGAGATTCGAAACGTCTGTTTGAACAGGAT
Coding sequences:
- a CDS encoding transglycosylase SLT domain-containing protein, with protein sequence MHLHRHLLRRGYGGPLGAFSRPKSRRSTWFCLAVVCLGVLPDSVAAEMPPDRFWYVNHSCVVAAANRYAVTVQILEAIILVESEGDPHAVNVNRDGKGDRRGPLSFKQATDLVAELWKAGANFDVGIAQINSVHMRQYKIDPVHFLDPCINIQWAAFVLRQKINEYQETWTAVGRYNGSRNIAGYSWKVYRALERLAGIRRARGLLR
- a CDS encoding HD domain-containing protein → MLGRLWAAWRGESARVHTGEATSLVVPSLIEITLEDLAKDVWLPLNLDFIQQTGELVEEAEPEGSPVEYAPPDPEVAVAPAALTYPSASTSAEGPSSAQPVLPPQGGAQAATLDPATSTRPVSSGRSSALIRDFIMPYQPVIESQRALEPLLTVVKILEEYGDCPSIVTAGIERDEECTDLYSIRDTLAKITLRDHTYRVTELALALLKQTYRDGDLMIPKVLVATLGHDLGKIPRFRATAAHAMGDHPVVSAIKLQECFAGTSIPWFSEVLDAIKGHHRIGKDRLGVILRQADGQARVKEMILSTQEMQEKPLDSWCAGPEVLAIVAPRINRPLKGSKWAAFSLKGVVYVTPDAILEAAKELARQKKVVEMGLIRSTDREDTLRRLVKILGAADLLAMEIGEHFYGRPFDIFTKKAGIKQRGYFVPVKLEAFQIAESELESRKVAFMQLVTEFQLGRG
- a CDS encoding heavy metal-binding domain-containing protein; the protein is MKILTVDVIPGHTYRYFQALIQIETVGIASWRDAVVRFTDFWGGRAKTYDSPIVHATQSMVNRLAQSAAALGADLIIGFDIQIHQVTARYWGWGMAQIIMRGTPIQFMDRDALGTILAGELSPFVARDQSARHPPDGNSLGEAVGMDEMTVPSLDTARLGTRR